The Verrucomicrobiota bacterium genome has a window encoding:
- a CDS encoding prevent-host-death protein, with amino-acid sequence MKTATVRDLRNRFPQVAAWITQGQPVEITRAGKVFAHLVPAPPQRPARFKMPDIQTRLDQTFGHVCYDADTVAAGLEASRGELS; translated from the coding sequence ATGAAAACAGCAACCGTTAGAGACTTGCGAAACCGGTTCCCGCAGGTTGCCGCGTGGATCACGCAAGGGCAGCCGGTGGAAATCACCAGAGCCGGCAAAGTGTTTGCCCATTTGGTTCCCGCCCCGCCTCAACGTCCCGCCCGGTTCAAAATGCCTGACATCCAGACGCGGCTGGACCAGACCTTCGGGCACGTTTGCTATGATGCCGATACTGTGGCCGCTGGTTTGGAGGCTAGCCGGGGGGAGCTTTCATGA
- a CDS encoding arabinan endo-1,5-alpha-L-arabinosidase: MNSPMLNHGLRCFWLALMGSLGAAISVSAQTGAVSPVHDPTVIQTDSGFYLYSTGTGIPSFHSTNLYDWQASGRVFTQIPAWIFQELPAFKGGHLWAPDISYHNGLYLLYYCASIFGKNDSCIALAVNKSLDPASPAYRWEDRGLILKSRRGQDNWNAIDPQGITDESGRRWLVFGSYWSGIQMTALNPDTGKPLRQPPELIHLASRKDSTAIEAPFIVRQGGFYYLFVSFDQCCKGIESTYHLLVGRSPAITGPYVDFTGKPMLQGGATLVLDSYGSVHGPGHNSVVQSSGRHWLVHHFYDGNNQGARTLQIRPLYWLRNGWPVAGEPIEGPLTPLPAKPATSVAGIWDFSVNFAPAQRLELQPQGKALAETKPGSWSLNGNWLTLRWPDAAAPQGAWVDECVLAPNGQYFVGRNQSGVVIRATVSARRAK, encoded by the coding sequence ATGAATAGTCCGATGCTAAACCACGGTTTGAGATGTTTCTGGCTGGCACTGATGGGCTCCCTGGGCGCGGCCATTTCCGTATCCGCTCAGACGGGGGCGGTGTCTCCCGTCCATGATCCCACCGTCATTCAGACCGACTCGGGCTTTTACCTGTATTCGACCGGTACCGGTATCCCGTCTTTTCACTCGACGAATTTATACGACTGGCAGGCGTCCGGCCGCGTGTTTACGCAGATTCCCGCCTGGATTTTTCAGGAGCTGCCTGCCTTCAAGGGCGGGCACCTTTGGGCTCCCGACATCTCGTATCATAACGGGCTCTACCTCCTCTATTATTGCGCCTCCATCTTTGGTAAAAACGACTCCTGCATCGCGCTCGCGGTGAATAAATCGCTGGACCCCGCCAGTCCCGCTTACCGCTGGGAGGATCGCGGCCTCATCCTCAAGTCGCGGCGTGGCCAGGATAACTGGAACGCCATTGACCCGCAGGGCATTACCGATGAGTCCGGGCGGCGCTGGCTCGTTTTTGGCTCGTACTGGAGCGGCATCCAGATGACGGCGCTCAATCCAGATACCGGCAAGCCATTGCGCCAGCCGCCGGAGCTGATTCACCTCGCTTCCCGCAAGGATTCCACCGCCATCGAGGCCCCGTTTATCGTGCGGCAGGGGGGCTTCTATTACCTGTTCGTCTCTTTTGATCAATGCTGCAAAGGCATTGAAAGCACCTATCACTTGCTGGTGGGGCGGTCGCCCGCCATCACCGGACCGTACGTGGATTTTACCGGCAAGCCCATGCTTCAGGGCGGTGCCACGCTGGTGCTGGATTCATACGGCTCGGTGCATGGTCCCGGCCATAATTCCGTGGTCCAGTCGAGCGGACGTCACTGGCTTGTGCATCATTTCTACGATGGCAATAACCAGGGTGCCCGCACGCTGCAAATCCGTCCCCTCTACTGGTTGCGCAACGGCTGGCCGGTGGCGGGGGAACCCATCGAAGGCCCGCTGACGCCGCTCCCGGCCAAACCGGCAACCTCAGTCGCCGGGATTTGGGATTTTTCGGTCAACTTTGCGCCCGCCCAACGTCTGGAATTACAGCCTCAAGGCAAAGCGCTGGCCGAGACCAAGCCCGGATCGTGGAGCTTGAACGGCAACTGGCTGACGTTGCGCTGGCCGGATGCTGCTGCTCCCCAAGGCGCATGGGTGGATGAGTGTGTGCTGGCTCCCAATGGTCAGTATTTCGTGGGCCGTAATCAGAGCGGTGTGGTAATCCGCGCCACCGTCTCCGCTCGGCGGGCGAAGTAA
- a CDS encoding sulfatase-like hydrolase/transferase gives MSTYYCQHLKQACFTLLAGLFVLLPPFLPAAAPAKPNILFFFTDDQRADTIAALGNPIIKTPNLDRLTREGLAFTRAYMQGGFNGATCVPSRAMLLSGRSLFHVDEKLLKSETWPAAFGRAGYTTFMSGKWHNGVPSLAKSFQIGRSVFSGGMTDPLKAKLSQLENGKLTPPQVATRHACQVFADEAIRFLKEHKGGPFLCYVPFDGPHDPHVVPEDFPVRYDPDKITLPPNVMPQHPFNNGEMAIRDEKLLPWPRPPGEVRAMIADYYRYVSYLDMLIGQVLETLKTSPFADNTIIVFSSDSGVARGSHGLIGKQNLYEHSLRVPLIMVGPGIPAGKRTDAMCYLLDVFPTLGALAGVPAPEGSEGIDLGAVLRDPEKPSRAQLVFAYQKVQRSIRDDRWKLIRYPQINQTQLFDLQNDPLETKDLAATPDNATTVQALMKRLEAALKDYGDDCPLTVENPKPAAWSPEQATKAERKKNR, from the coding sequence ATGAGCACATATTATTGCCAACATCTCAAGCAGGCGTGTTTCACTCTCCTAGCCGGACTATTCGTTTTGCTGCCGCCCTTTCTCCCCGCCGCCGCGCCAGCCAAACCGAACATCCTGTTTTTCTTCACGGACGACCAACGCGCCGACACCATCGCGGCATTGGGTAATCCGATCATCAAGACACCGAACCTGGACCGATTAACCCGCGAGGGTCTGGCGTTCACGCGCGCCTACATGCAAGGCGGGTTCAACGGTGCCACCTGCGTGCCCTCACGAGCCATGCTGCTTTCCGGACGCTCGCTCTTCCACGTGGATGAGAAGTTGCTGAAAAGCGAAACCTGGCCAGCGGCTTTTGGCCGGGCCGGGTACACCACCTTCATGAGCGGCAAGTGGCATAACGGGGTACCGTCGCTCGCGAAGTCGTTCCAGATCGGGCGCTCGGTTTTTTCCGGGGGCATGACTGATCCGCTCAAGGCCAAACTCAGCCAACTGGAAAACGGGAAGCTCACCCCGCCGCAAGTGGCCACCCGCCATGCCTGCCAGGTGTTTGCGGATGAAGCCATTCGTTTTTTGAAGGAACACAAGGGCGGTCCATTCCTCTGTTACGTGCCGTTTGATGGCCCGCATGATCCCCATGTGGTACCAGAGGACTTTCCGGTGCGGTACGATCCCGATAAAATTACACTGCCGCCCAATGTGATGCCGCAACATCCCTTCAACAACGGGGAGATGGCCATTCGCGATGAAAAGTTGCTGCCCTGGCCACGGCCACCGGGAGAAGTGCGCGCCATGATCGCCGATTATTATCGTTACGTCTCGTATCTCGACATGTTGATTGGCCAGGTTTTGGAAACGCTGAAAACATCGCCCTTTGCCGACAACACGATCATCGTCTTTTCCTCGGATTCCGGCGTGGCCCGCGGCAGCCATGGGTTGATCGGCAAGCAGAACCTCTACGAACACTCACTGCGCGTGCCGCTGATCATGGTCGGCCCCGGGATTCCTGCCGGCAAACGAACCGACGCGATGTGCTATCTGCTGGATGTATTTCCGACACTCGGGGCACTGGCGGGCGTACCGGCACCGGAAGGCAGCGAAGGCATAGACTTGGGAGCGGTATTACGCGATCCAGAAAAACCGAGCCGGGCACAACTGGTGTTCGCCTATCAAAAAGTGCAGCGCTCGATTCGCGATGATCGCTGGAAACTGATCCGCTATCCGCAGATCAACCAGACCCAATTGTTCGATCTGCAAAATGATCCGTTGGAGACCAAGGATCTGGCCGCAACTCCTGATAATGCCACCACGGTGCAAGCCCTGATGAAACGGCTGGAGGCCGCCCTGAAGGATTATGGGGATGACTGCCCCCTGACGGTGGAGAATCCCAAGCCCGCCGCCTGGTCACCCGAGCAGGCAACGAAAGCCGAGCGAAAGAAGAACCGCTGA
- a CDS encoding aryl-sulfate sulfotransferase: MKMQVKLIWLVWLTLFTTCSIHAYEALQGPTELLYWDKTNAYPGYTWFGVRGITYLVDMEGRVVHTWPIGTNPHVLTNGNVLDAGKDDPSSFGSLSEVDWNGSNVWTYTESRTNYLMHHDFTRIFNPKLNAFTTLYIANKTVSSNQCIAAGADPANGRNYTNAQMDAIVEVDMSGNIVWEWWFFDHMVQDFDTNKLNWVGTGKTIADYPGRLNINIPGLPVQRDWLHCNSIDYNQSLDQILINSVRGEFYIIDHGNTFTVGNPSNSIALAASTNGDFLYRFGDPARYNQGNPPSILTNWTVSTTGNKQIGGAHHASWIPSGFPGAGHLLIFNNAQNLFEHTQGSYAFEINPFLNALSNIVAAYVNPPVAGYNTWQPPVATTGLNPKLMSRQIAWNYSPKASHAMFSHIGGSVQRLPNGNTLICSDTEGHIIEVTSAGDAVWEYINPVTTDGILKFKRDNWPMYNSIFRAFRIGTNDPVVAGRTLTTGNTITGRTPSYKSP; encoded by the coding sequence ATGAAAATGCAAGTGAAGCTGATCTGGCTGGTTTGGTTGACACTTTTTACCACGTGCTCCATCCACGCGTATGAGGCCCTGCAGGGGCCGACCGAACTGCTTTATTGGGACAAGACCAACGCCTATCCCGGCTACACCTGGTTCGGGGTGCGAGGCATTACCTATCTTGTGGATATGGAAGGACGAGTGGTTCACACCTGGCCTATCGGCACCAACCCGCACGTGCTCACCAACGGTAACGTGCTGGATGCGGGAAAGGACGACCCCAGCAGTTTTGGCAGTCTCAGCGAGGTAGACTGGAACGGCTCCAACGTCTGGACCTACACGGAGTCGCGCACCAATTACCTGATGCACCATGATTTCACCCGCATCTTCAATCCGAAGCTCAACGCCTTCACAACGCTCTACATCGCCAATAAGACCGTCAGTTCCAACCAGTGTATCGCCGCCGGGGCCGATCCAGCCAACGGGCGTAACTACACGAACGCCCAGATGGATGCCATCGTGGAAGTGGACATGTCCGGAAACATTGTCTGGGAATGGTGGTTTTTTGATCATATGGTCCAGGATTTTGATACCAACAAATTGAATTGGGTGGGCACCGGCAAGACCATCGCCGATTACCCCGGGCGTCTGAATATAAACATCCCCGGTTTGCCGGTACAGCGCGACTGGTTACATTGCAATTCGATCGATTACAACCAGTCTCTCGACCAGATACTGATCAACTCGGTTCGCGGCGAATTCTACATTATTGATCACGGTAACACTTTTACTGTCGGCAACCCCTCCAATAGCATTGCGCTTGCCGCTAGCACAAATGGAGACTTCCTTTACCGTTTCGGCGACCCGGCCCGCTACAATCAGGGTAACCCGCCCTCCATCCTCACCAACTGGACCGTCTCCACCACGGGCAACAAGCAGATCGGAGGCGCGCATCATGCGAGTTGGATTCCGTCAGGATTTCCTGGGGCCGGTCACCTGCTCATCTTTAACAATGCGCAGAACCTGTTCGAGCATACGCAGGGGTCATATGCGTTTGAAATTAATCCCTTCTTGAATGCCCTGTCGAACATCGTGGCGGCTTATGTAAATCCGCCGGTCGCTGGCTACAATACCTGGCAGCCGCCGGTTGCCACCACCGGCTTGAACCCAAAACTGATGTCGCGACAAATTGCCTGGAACTACTCACCGAAAGCCAGCCACGCCATGTTCAGTCATATTGGTGGCAGCGTCCAGCGATTGCCCAATGGCAACACCTTGATCTGCTCTGATACCGAAGGGCACATCATCGAGGTCACGTCCGCTGGCGATGCCGTGTGGGAATACATCAACCCGGTCACCACGGACGGGATTCTCAAGTTCAAACGGGACAACTGGCCCATGTACAACTCCATTTTCCGGGCATTCCGTATCGGAACGAACGATCCGGTGGTGGCGGGGCGCACGCTCACCACTGGGAATACGATCACAGGCCGGACCCCCTCATATAAATCGCCGTAA
- a CDS encoding DUF1015 family protein — translation MATVKPFAALRPKPELAGRVCELPYDVMSSEEARELAKDNPLSFLHVSKPEIDLPPGTDLYSPEVYAKGKENYDRLIAQRALQPDAQPNFYLYRQVMGKHSQVGLVAVASCDEYLRGIIKKHELTRPDKEDDRVRHIETLNAQTGPTFFTYRAIPAMDAFVAKKISEKPAIDFTSPDGVRHTSWVVGARADIKFICSEFAKIPCMYIADGHHRSAAAGRVFQRCQGQGHSAYFLTVIFPHNQMQILPYNRVLKDLNGLTPNALLAKLGALCKVQTPGQATPTRKHQMGFYLAGKWHTLVFKSALTNIPDPIEKLDATLLQKHVLAPLFGIDDPRTSKRINFVGGIRGTGELEQLINRGEYACAFSMFPTSIEDLMVIADAGGIMPPKSTWFEPKLRDAMFCHGI, via the coding sequence ATGGCGACCGTTAAACCATTTGCCGCGTTGCGTCCCAAACCTGAATTGGCGGGACGCGTTTGTGAATTGCCTTACGACGTGATGTCGTCCGAGGAAGCCCGGGAACTGGCCAAGGACAATCCCTTGAGCTTTCTGCACGTCAGCAAGCCGGAGATTGACCTGCCGCCGGGCACCGATCTTTATTCCCCAGAGGTCTATGCCAAGGGCAAGGAAAACTACGACCGGCTGATTGCCCAGCGGGCCTTGCAGCCGGACGCCCAGCCCAATTTCTACCTCTACCGCCAGGTGATGGGCAAACACAGCCAGGTGGGGCTGGTTGCCGTGGCGAGCTGCGACGAGTATCTGCGCGGCATCATCAAGAAGCACGAACTCACCCGCCCGGACAAGGAAGATGACCGTGTGCGCCACATCGAAACCCTCAACGCGCAAACCGGCCCGACGTTTTTCACCTATCGTGCCATCCCAGCCATGGACGCGTTTGTGGCCAAGAAGATTTCCGAGAAACCCGCCATTGATTTCACCTCTCCCGATGGTGTGCGCCACACCTCTTGGGTGGTCGGTGCTCGGGCTGACATCAAGTTCATCTGCTCGGAATTCGCGAAGATCCCCTGCATGTACATCGCCGACGGCCACCATCGCAGTGCCGCTGCCGGCCGGGTGTTCCAGCGCTGCCAGGGGCAGGGGCATAGCGCGTATTTTCTCACGGTGATCTTCCCGCATAACCAGATGCAGATCCTGCCCTACAACCGGGTGCTTAAGGATTTGAACGGGCTGACGCCTAACGCGCTGCTGGCGAAGTTGGGCGCGCTTTGTAAGGTGCAAACTCCCGGCCAGGCCACCCCGACCCGCAAGCATCAAATGGGCTTCTACCTCGCGGGCAAGTGGCACACGCTGGTGTTCAAATCAGCGCTCACCAACATACCGGATCCCATCGAGAAGCTGGATGCCACGCTGCTGCAAAAACACGTCCTGGCTCCGCTGTTCGGTATTGATGATCCGCGCACCAGCAAACGCATTAACTTTGTCGGCGGCATTCGCGGCACGGGCGAGCTGGAGCAATTGATCAATCGCGGCGAATACGCCTGCGCGTTCTCCATGTTCCCGACCAGCATCGAAGATTTGATGGTCATCGCGGATGCCGGCGGCATCATGCCGCCCAAGAGCACTTGGTTTGAGCCCAAGCTGCGCGACGCCATGTTCTGCCACGGGATTTAG
- a CDS encoding PIN domain-containing protein codes for MTAYPDTSFLCGFYLRQSNSPVIAAYASTMREPLFITGLLRYEFRQSLRFQVWRRAANPREGVAAADAVSALNQLETDLQHGVAVLVPCDLLEVLRLADELSNCHTSKDGYCSFDILQVATALQLHAKVFLSCDDKQRRLALAAGLAVKP; via the coding sequence ATGACCGCGTATCCGGACACCAGTTTCCTCTGCGGATTTTATCTCAGGCAGTCCAATTCCCCGGTGATTGCGGCCTATGCCTCCACCATGCGGGAGCCGCTGTTTATAACCGGGTTGCTTCGCTATGAATTCCGGCAATCACTCCGTTTCCAGGTTTGGCGTCGTGCTGCCAATCCCCGCGAGGGTGTCGCGGCGGCGGACGCCGTCTCCGCCTTGAACCAACTGGAAACCGACTTGCAGCATGGGGTTGCGGTACTGGTACCGTGCGACCTGTTGGAAGTATTGCGCCTGGCTGATGAACTTTCCAACTGCCATACCTCCAAAGACGGATACTGCAGCTTCGACATTCTGCAGGTGGCCACGGCCCTGCAACTCCACGCCAAGGTGTTTCTGAGTTGCGACGATAAACAGCGCCGGCTGGCGCTCGCCGCTGGGCTGGCAGTCAAACCCTGA
- a CDS encoding methyltransferase domain-containing protein produces the protein MKRVHLQINWPDTWKYSYPYDLEEVYGEITNPGYAYAYANRRTHTLRLLTEVLSPGAQILDLAAAQGNFSLTLAELGYRVTWNDLREDLADYVRLKHERGEISYAAGNAFELNFSNLFDAVLITEIIEHVAHPDEFLLKAAQLVKPGGYIVMTTPNGAYFRNPLPKFSDCPDPRIYEATQFKPNSEGHIFLLHPEELRALASFAGLNIEKIILFTNPLTTGHIKLGRLLKVLPRCLVSGIEAATQLLPTAVSRKLLVQLGARFRKPE, from the coding sequence ATGAAACGCGTGCATCTTCAAATAAATTGGCCTGATACGTGGAAGTATTCTTACCCTTATGACCTTGAGGAAGTCTATGGTGAAATTACCAATCCTGGGTATGCGTATGCCTATGCCAACCGCCGAACCCATACCCTGCGGTTGCTTACGGAAGTTCTCTCCCCCGGCGCACAGATTCTCGATCTCGCTGCTGCGCAAGGAAATTTTTCTTTAACTCTGGCCGAGCTAGGGTATCGGGTTACCTGGAATGACCTCCGCGAAGACCTTGCGGACTATGTCCGCCTTAAGCACGAACGGGGGGAGATCAGTTATGCCGCTGGCAATGCGTTTGAGCTGAATTTTTCAAATTTATTCGATGCGGTGCTGATCACCGAAATTATTGAGCATGTTGCCCACCCTGACGAATTTCTTTTGAAAGCAGCACAACTGGTAAAGCCCGGAGGGTACATCGTGATGACCACTCCGAATGGCGCGTATTTCCGAAACCCGCTACCGAAATTTTCCGATTGTCCAGACCCGCGTATTTACGAGGCGACGCAATTTAAACCCAATTCGGAGGGCCACATTTTTCTGCTACATCCAGAAGAGTTGCGCGCGCTGGCTTCCTTTGCGGGTCTAAACATTGAAAAAATAATCCTGTTTACCAATCCGCTGACAACTGGCCACATAAAGCTGGGACGGCTGCTCAAGGTATTGCCTCGCTGTCTCGTGAGCGGAATCGAAGCGGCAACGCAACTACTACCAACCGCCGTAAGTCGCAAGCTCCTAGTTCAACTGGGCGCAAGATTCCGCAAACCCGAGTAA